Genomic DNA from Candidatus Methylomirabilota bacterium:
GGCCCGGGCATGCGGGGCGTCGGCCCCCGCCGAGAAGACGGGGGGCGCGCCCGTGACGATCACCACCCGCGTGGTGTCGTCGTCTCGGAGCTCGGTGAAGGCCCGGGACAGATCCGTGAGCATGGCATCGCTCAGCGAGTTCCGGCGCTCCGGCCGCTGGAGGGTTACCGTGGCCACCGCGCCCTTCCGCTCGAGCGTGACGTTATCGCTCATGCGTGGCTCCTCATGCGCCTGCCGCGAGCATGGCCTGCTCGAGACCTTTCTCGTCCGCGAGAAGCTGTTGGCGGGTCTGGCTGACGATACGCCGGGCCCGCTCGTATCCCTGTCCGGCCTTCTCGTCGCGGGCCACGGCCTCCGTCAGGATCTCGTCGAGGACGCGCTCGAAGGCGTGGGACAGCCGGCGACGGACATCGCCGTAGCCGCGGACCACGGTGGCGATGTCGGCAACCTCGCGGGCGAGGCCGAGATCCAGCGCCGCGCACTCTAGAACCGTCTGCTGCCAGCGGTCGATGAGCACGAACTCCCGCCGAGCCCGCAGCGACCACGGCCGGATCACGCGCAGCCGGCCGAGGACCCAGACCCGGAGAAATCCCGTGACCGCGGTGGTCTTGACGTGCTGGCCCAGGCTCGGGCGTCGCTCGGGCCACCATCGCTCGCAGAGGCGCGCGATGGGAGCGGCGATGACCGCGGGCAAGATGCCGTAGATCTCGTCGAGATCGGGCTTGAGATAGTCGGTCACGTGGAGCACTTTGCCATTCGCGGCTCCATGATCGCGCCGGATGCGCTCGAAACGGCTCCCCCGCGTCTTGAGGTCGGCCACCCGGATGGCATCCTCGTAGGTCATCCAGACGGCCAGCCGGCGCGCGAAGATCTCCGTCATCGCCATGTCGGGATCAACGGACAAGACCGTGCGGACCCGGCCGAGATAGCCCCGGGCATAGCGCGCGTCCTGATAATCGATGAGACGGGCCAGCGCTTCACCGAGCGTCCGGTGGAGAGGCGCCGGGAACTCTTCCTCGGCGCACCGGACGAGCTCGAGGAAATCGCCCATGCGCAATCCGAGAGCATGGGCGCGCTCCGCCTTGACCTGCTCCCAGGATATCGCGGGCGCGGGCGCCGCGGTCCGGTCGCCGCCGGAGGCGACGATCTCCATGCCCGCCTTGAAGCCGGCAAGGTTCCGCTCGACGGCCACGCCGCCCTCGCGGATGGCGGCCTCGAAGGATGACGCGCCGA
This window encodes:
- a CDS encoding indolepyruvate oxidoreductase subunit beta family protein, with the protein product MAPRRPISILIAALGGQGGGVLTEWIAGAAAHAGLPAQATSIPGVAQRTGATTYYLEVYPEPIPSGAPEPVFSLYPTPGDVDVVMASELLEAGRTLETDYASPERTTMIASTHRLFAIGEKTVLGDGIFPRERVEDAARKLAKRLIAFDGLAAAQGAGSEVNAVLLGALCAAEILPLGASSFEAAIREGGVAVERNLAGFKAGMEIVASGGDRTAAPAPAISWEQVKAERAHALGLRMGDFLELVRCAEEEFPAPLHRTLGEALARLIDYQDARYARGYLGRVRTVLSVDPDMAMTEIFARRLAVWMTYEDAIRVADLKTRGSRFERIRRDHGAANGKVLHVTDYLKPDLDEIYGILPAVIAAPIARLCERWWPERRPSLGQHVKTTAVTGFLRVWVLGRLRVIRPWSLRARREFVLIDRWQQTVLECAALDLGLAREVADIATVVRGYGDVRRRLSHAFERVLDEILTEAVARDEKAGQGYERARRIVSQTRQQLLADEKGLEQAMLAAGA